The following coding sequences lie in one Micromonospora sp. R77 genomic window:
- a CDS encoding S9 family peptidase: protein MTLRMEVQIGDLGLPATLDVPVGPVRAGVVVLHAAEAGHRSYFCYDHLARLLPGHGIAVLRYDRRPRVDGHDVPLSVQADDAAAAVGLLRRQVGDVPVGLWGVSQGAWAAALTATRHEIAFLVLVSGSGVSPAAQMRYGTAEQLRRHGFGAADVAELDRLRRTVERYLRGETGREPAQAAVDAAAARAWFPLAYLPRELPAQSGTWRDMDFDPVPVFALVNCPVLLFFGETDGWVPIEESVAAWRRAAGTTVEVTVSRLAGCDHLPTRHEGEDLASISPQYADTLLDWLDRRLPRSVDGPPGAGQADVGVSR, encoded by the coding sequence TTGACTCTCCGGATGGAGGTGCAGATCGGCGACCTGGGCCTGCCGGCGACGCTCGACGTGCCGGTGGGTCCGGTGCGCGCAGGCGTGGTGGTGCTGCACGCGGCGGAGGCCGGGCACCGGTCGTACTTCTGCTATGACCATCTGGCCCGGCTGCTGCCCGGCCACGGGATCGCCGTCCTCCGCTACGACCGGCGGCCACGGGTGGACGGCCACGACGTACCCCTGTCGGTGCAGGCGGACGACGCGGCCGCCGCCGTCGGTCTGCTGCGGCGACAGGTCGGTGACGTGCCGGTGGGGCTGTGGGGGGTGAGCCAGGGCGCGTGGGCGGCGGCCCTGACCGCGACCCGCCACGAGATCGCCTTCCTGGTGCTCGTGTCGGGCAGCGGGGTCAGCCCCGCGGCGCAGATGCGGTACGGGACGGCCGAGCAACTGCGCCGGCACGGCTTCGGCGCCGCCGACGTGGCCGAGCTGGACCGGCTGCGCCGGACGGTGGAGCGTTACCTGCGGGGCGAGACCGGCCGGGAGCCGGCGCAGGCGGCGGTCGACGCCGCCGCCGCGCGGGCGTGGTTCCCGCTGGCGTACCTGCCCCGGGAGCTGCCCGCGCAGTCCGGCACCTGGCGCGACATGGACTTCGACCCGGTGCCGGTGTTCGCCCTTGTGAACTGCCCGGTGCTGCTGTTCTTCGGCGAGACGGACGGCTGGGTGCCGATCGAGGAGAGCGTCGCCGCGTGGCGGCGGGCGGCCGGCACCACGGTCGAGGTGACCGTCAGCCGGCTCGCCGGCTGCGACCACCTCCCCACCCGGCACGAGGGCGAGGACCTGGCGAGCATCAGCCCGCAGTACGCGGACACCCTGCTCGACTGGCTCGACCGCCGCCTCCCCCGGTCGGTCGACGGCCCACCCGGCGCCGGTCAGGCGGACGTCGGAGTGAGCAGGTAG
- a CDS encoding STM4015 family protein, whose product MINSHVSSFAGLPVLPFTPGMALPDDPSAVAWRLEVEDFEADPEEFAGLVAALRAEVPAEAVRALVIGEWGSAYERALPVELLVEAAPEWTGLRGVFLADLVAEQCEISWLTLPDITPLLAACPTLGVLWVRGGQGLRLEPVRHPGLRELRFEAGGLPAAVVRAVGESDLPALERLDLWLGTSEYGGDAGVDDLAAVLSGAGQPALRHLALANAEIADEVAAAVAAAPVVPRLAVLDLSMGTLTDAGGAALLAGQPLTHLTRLDLHHHYLSEEMAARLVDALPGVRVDVSDPQEADEYDGKPYRYTAVAE is encoded by the coding sequence GTGATCAACTCGCACGTGTCGTCGTTCGCCGGGTTGCCGGTGCTGCCGTTCACACCGGGAATGGCCCTGCCCGACGATCCCTCGGCGGTGGCCTGGCGGCTGGAGGTGGAGGACTTCGAGGCCGACCCCGAGGAGTTCGCCGGCCTGGTGGCGGCGCTGCGCGCCGAGGTGCCCGCCGAGGCGGTCCGGGCGCTGGTGATCGGCGAGTGGGGTTCGGCGTACGAGCGGGCGCTGCCGGTGGAGCTGCTGGTCGAGGCGGCGCCGGAGTGGACGGGCCTGCGGGGCGTGTTCCTGGCCGACCTGGTGGCCGAGCAGTGCGAGATCTCCTGGCTCACCCTCCCGGACATCACGCCGCTGCTGGCCGCCTGCCCGACACTGGGGGTGCTGTGGGTGCGCGGCGGCCAGGGCCTGCGACTGGAGCCGGTCCGTCACCCCGGCCTGCGGGAGCTGCGCTTCGAGGCCGGCGGGCTGCCGGCCGCGGTGGTGCGGGCGGTCGGCGAGAGCGACCTGCCCGCCCTGGAGCGGCTGGACCTCTGGCTGGGCACGTCCGAGTACGGCGGTGACGCCGGCGTCGACGACCTGGCGGCGGTCCTCTCCGGGGCCGGCCAGCCGGCGTTGCGGCACCTCGCGCTGGCCAATGCGGAGATCGCCGACGAGGTCGCCGCCGCGGTGGCCGCCGCCCCGGTCGTACCCCGGCTGGCGGTGCTGGACCTGTCGATGGGGACGCTCACCGACGCCGGCGGCGCGGCGCTGCTGGCGGGGCAGCCGCTGACCCACCTGACCCGGCTGGACCTGCATCACCACTACCTGTCCGAGGAGATGGCGGCGAGGCTGGTCGACGCGCTGCCGGGCGTCCGGGTCGACGTGTCCGACCCGCAGGAGGCGGACGAGTACGACGGCAAGCCGTACCGCTACACGGCGGTGGCGGAGTGA
- a CDS encoding STM4012 family radical SAM protein, protein MVTGTGAGLDGSPYQQYLYAYPHKTSYRALRPRPLLADVWHAEPRAALFLYLHVPFCEMRCGFCNLFTRANAPEEQVTAYLRQLRRQAGRVADALGADAGYARAAFGGGTPTYLTADELTELFDVATATGARLPGVPLSVETSPATATPDRLAVLAAHGTTRVSIGVQSFLDAEARAAGRPQRRAEVEAALAAIRDARIPVLNVDLIYGIDGQTAETWQASLDAALAWRPEELYLYPLYVRPLTGLGRRAHGRADWDTQRLTLYRQAVDTLGAAGYRQESMRQFRRADAPVPDGPDYCCQDDGMVGLGCGARSYTTALHYSFDYAVGVSQVRAVLDDYLARPADDFRHAEFGFALDDAEQRRRWLLKSLLRADGVDPTAYRARFGRSPVEDFPDLRRLVERGWAGEGGLRLTPDGLARSDAIGPWLTSPEVRAAMSGYVPR, encoded by the coding sequence ATGGTGACCGGCACCGGAGCGGGCCTCGACGGCTCGCCGTACCAGCAGTACCTGTACGCGTACCCGCACAAGACTTCGTACCGGGCGCTGCGGCCCCGGCCGTTGCTGGCCGACGTGTGGCACGCGGAGCCGCGCGCGGCGCTCTTCCTCTATCTGCACGTGCCGTTCTGCGAGATGCGGTGCGGCTTCTGCAACCTGTTCACCCGGGCCAACGCACCCGAAGAGCAGGTCACCGCCTATCTGCGGCAGCTGCGCCGGCAGGCCGGCCGGGTCGCCGACGCGCTCGGCGCCGACGCCGGGTACGCCCGCGCCGCGTTCGGCGGCGGCACCCCCACCTACCTGACCGCCGACGAGCTGACCGAGCTGTTCGACGTCGCCACCGCGACGGGGGCCCGGCTGCCCGGCGTACCCCTGTCGGTGGAGACGTCGCCGGCCACGGCGACGCCGGACCGGCTCGCGGTGCTGGCCGCGCACGGCACCACCCGGGTGAGCATCGGCGTGCAGAGTTTCCTCGACGCCGAGGCGCGCGCCGCCGGCCGCCCGCAGCGGCGGGCCGAGGTGGAGGCCGCCCTCGCGGCGATCCGGGACGCGCGGATCCCGGTGCTCAACGTGGACCTGATCTACGGCATCGACGGGCAGACGGCCGAGACCTGGCAGGCCAGTCTGGACGCCGCGCTGGCCTGGCGGCCCGAGGAGCTGTACCTGTACCCGCTGTACGTGCGACCGCTGACCGGCCTGGGCCGGCGCGCGCACGGCCGGGCGGACTGGGACACGCAGCGGCTCACCCTCTACCGGCAGGCGGTCGACACGCTGGGCGCGGCGGGCTACCGGCAGGAGTCGATGCGGCAGTTCCGGCGGGCGGACGCGCCGGTACCGGACGGGCCGGACTACTGCTGCCAGGACGACGGCATGGTCGGTCTGGGCTGCGGCGCCCGCTCCTACACCACCGCCCTGCACTACTCGTTCGACTACGCGGTCGGGGTGTCCCAGGTGCGGGCGGTGCTCGACGACTACCTGGCCCGGCCCGCCGACGACTTCCGGCACGCCGAGTTCGGTTTCGCCCTCGACGACGCCGAGCAGCGCCGCCGCTGGCTGTTGAAGTCGCTGCTGCGCGCCGACGGCGTCGACCCGACCGCCTACCGGGCCCGGTTCGGCCGGTCCCCCGTCGAGGACTTCCCGGACCTGCGCCGGCTGGTGGAGCGGGGCTGGGCCGGCGAGGGCGGGCTGCGGCTCACCCCCGACGGGCTGGCCCGGTCCGACGCGATCGGCCCGTGGCTGACCTCCCCCGAGGTCCGGGCGGCGATGAGCGGGTACGTGCCGCGGTGA
- a CDS encoding STM4014 family protein: MLNDPADIAVLCDKRRCHAALSAVGVPVPEALPPVRSYAQLRAEMAAAGWSRVFVKPAHGSSAAGVLALAVTRSRVRAVTTIETTPDGMFNSLRLRDYADEAEVAAIVDRLAPDGLHVERWLPKAGLGDRVVDLRVVVVAGRPTHAVVRAARGPLTNLHLGNARGDLAALRAAAGPEAWSAAMETCVRAAACFPRSLHVGVDLMFLLGWRRHAVAEVNAFGDLLPGVLADGRDTYAEQVHALTSGRWDRWRAEVAPAGTSAGRVALACGT; encoded by the coding sequence ATGCTCAACGACCCGGCGGACATCGCCGTGCTCTGCGACAAGCGTCGCTGCCACGCGGCGCTGTCGGCGGTCGGGGTGCCGGTGCCGGAGGCGCTGCCGCCGGTGCGGAGCTACGCGCAGCTGCGGGCGGAGATGGCGGCGGCCGGCTGGAGCCGGGTCTTCGTCAAGCCCGCCCACGGCTCGTCGGCCGCCGGGGTGCTGGCGCTCGCGGTCACCCGGTCGCGGGTGCGGGCGGTGACCACGATCGAGACCACGCCCGACGGGATGTTCAACTCGCTGCGGCTGCGGGACTACGCCGACGAGGCCGAGGTGGCCGCTATCGTCGACCGGCTCGCGCCGGACGGGCTGCACGTGGAGCGTTGGTTGCCCAAGGCCGGGCTGGGCGACCGGGTGGTCGACCTGCGGGTGGTGGTGGTCGCCGGGCGACCCACCCACGCGGTGGTGCGGGCGGCCCGGGGCCCGCTGACCAACCTGCACCTGGGCAACGCGCGCGGGGACCTGGCTGCGCTGCGGGCCGCCGCCGGGCCGGAGGCATGGTCGGCGGCCATGGAGACCTGCGTCCGGGCCGCCGCGTGCTTCCCCCGCTCGCTGCACGTCGGCGTCGACCTGATGTTCCTGCTCGGCTGGCGGCGGCACGCGGTGGCCGAGGTGAACGCCTTCGGTGACCTGTTGCCCGGCGTGCTGGCCGACGGCCGGGACACCTACGCCGAGCAGGTGCACGCCCTGACCAGCGGTCGCTGGGACCGGTGGCGGGCGGAGGTGGCGCCGGCGGGCACGTCGGCGGGACGGGTGGCGCTCGCGTGCGGCACCTGA
- a CDS encoding STM4011 family radical SAM protein, producing the protein MNLAILYRGPLASCNYDCPYCPFAKRHDPPELLRADRAALSRFTDWVAATTDVRLSVLFTPWGEGLTRRWYREAMVSLSHRSHVARVVIQTNLATSVEWLADADPRTAALWTTYHPGQVGRERFLRRCGRLSELGVRYSVGVVGLPEHLAEARALRAALPPEVYLWVNAAEGRRYTPAEEDTWTGLDPLFGYSVRPHLSLGQPCHTGETAVSVLGDGTVRRCHFIDTPIGNLYDGSWRAGLKPRACGNAVCDCHIGYVHLAPLGLRDVFAGGVLERIPAAWPDHRGAPGPLG; encoded by the coding sequence GTGAACCTGGCGATCCTCTACCGCGGCCCGCTGGCGAGCTGCAACTACGACTGCCCGTACTGCCCGTTCGCCAAGCGGCACGATCCGCCGGAGCTGCTGCGCGCGGACCGGGCGGCGCTGTCCCGGTTCACCGACTGGGTGGCCGCCACCACCGACGTACGGCTGTCCGTGTTGTTCACGCCGTGGGGTGAGGGGCTGACCCGCCGCTGGTACCGGGAGGCGATGGTGTCGTTGTCGCACCGGTCGCACGTGGCGCGGGTGGTGATCCAGACCAACCTGGCGACCTCGGTGGAGTGGCTCGCCGACGCCGATCCGCGTACCGCCGCGCTGTGGACCACGTACCACCCCGGCCAGGTCGGTCGGGAGCGCTTCCTGCGCCGCTGCGGACGCCTGTCCGAGCTGGGCGTCCGGTACTCGGTCGGGGTGGTCGGCCTGCCGGAGCACCTGGCCGAGGCGCGGGCGCTGCGGGCCGCTCTGCCCCCGGAGGTGTACCTGTGGGTCAATGCCGCCGAGGGTCGGCGGTACACCCCGGCGGAGGAGGACACCTGGACCGGCCTCGACCCGCTGTTCGGCTACAGCGTCCGACCGCACCTGTCGCTGGGGCAGCCCTGTCACACCGGGGAGACCGCCGTCTCCGTCCTCGGGGACGGCACGGTCCGGCGGTGCCACTTCATCGACACCCCGATCGGCAACCTCTACGACGGGTCGTGGCGGGCCGGCCTGAAGCCGCGCGCCTGCGGCAACGCGGTCTGCGACTGCCACATCGGGTACGTCCACCTGGCCCCGCTGGGCCTGCGCGACGTCTTCGCCGGTGGCGTGCTCGAACGCATTCCCGCGGCCTGGCCCGACCACCGCGGGGCACCCGGACCGCTAGGGTAG
- a CDS encoding sodium:proton antiporter has translation MLLLSFALVLLAAVLVSALANRTILSTAALFLVAGFLLGEDTTGVLHLSAGSPIVAQLAELALFAVLFTDGMRVGWADLRSAWRLPGRALGWGLPLTLLATALLAHYVAGLDWPESLLIGAILAPTDPVFAAALVGNDKVPARLRHLLNVESGVNDGLALPFVVVLLAVAAGSDDLHLGELGTELAVGLLIGVLVPLAAIGLARTRWFAASAAYAPLNGVAIGLLVLALGKVTHGNLFLAAFTAGITVATFGPRTRAAFEHLGENVAELLKLAALLVFGALISPAFLGEISWTGWVFAVLAIVVARPVALWISFLRSGLGMREQAAAMWFGPKGFASVVYGLLVLESGIAAGDEVFHLVALTIVISILAHSSTDVLVARAFDDARETPAWHGALHRIRRAGRPATVPRPRAERPADHDDATTGGLAGDAPQGQASAK, from the coding sequence GTGCTGCTGCTCTCCTTCGCCCTCGTCCTGCTGGCGGCCGTGCTCGTCTCGGCGCTGGCCAACCGGACGATCCTCTCCACGGCGGCGCTGTTCCTGGTGGCCGGGTTCCTGCTCGGCGAGGACACCACCGGCGTGCTGCACCTGAGCGCCGGCTCCCCGATCGTGGCGCAGCTGGCGGAGCTCGCCCTCTTCGCGGTGCTCTTCACCGACGGCATGCGGGTCGGCTGGGCGGACCTGCGCAGCGCGTGGCGGCTGCCGGGCCGGGCGCTCGGCTGGGGCCTGCCGTTGACCCTGCTGGCCACCGCCCTGCTGGCCCACTACGTGGCCGGACTGGACTGGCCGGAGTCCCTGCTGATCGGGGCGATCCTCGCGCCGACCGACCCGGTCTTCGCCGCCGCCCTGGTCGGCAACGACAAGGTACCGGCCCGACTGCGGCACCTGCTCAACGTCGAGTCCGGCGTCAACGACGGTCTGGCGCTGCCGTTCGTCGTGGTGCTGCTGGCGGTCGCCGCCGGCTCCGACGACCTGCACCTGGGCGAGCTGGGGACCGAGCTGGCGGTGGGCCTGCTGATCGGTGTGCTGGTGCCGCTGGCGGCGATCGGGTTGGCGCGGACCCGCTGGTTCGCCGCCTCGGCGGCGTACGCGCCGTTGAACGGGGTGGCGATCGGGCTGCTGGTGCTGGCGCTGGGCAAGGTCACCCACGGCAACCTGTTCCTCGCCGCGTTCACCGCCGGCATCACCGTGGCCACGTTCGGGCCGCGCACCCGGGCCGCGTTCGAGCACCTGGGGGAGAACGTCGCGGAGCTGTTGAAGCTCGCCGCGCTGCTGGTCTTCGGTGCCCTGATCTCGCCTGCCTTCCTCGGGGAGATCTCCTGGACCGGCTGGGTGTTCGCGGTGCTGGCGATCGTCGTGGCCCGCCCGGTCGCGCTGTGGATCTCCTTCCTGCGTTCCGGTCTGGGCATGCGGGAGCAGGCCGCCGCGATGTGGTTCGGGCCGAAGGGCTTCGCCTCGGTGGTCTACGGCCTGCTGGTGCTGGAGTCCGGTATCGCCGCCGGGGACGAGGTGTTCCACCTGGTGGCGTTGACCATCGTCATCTCGATCCTGGCGCACTCGTCGACCGACGTCCTCGTCGCGCGGGCGTTCGACGACGCCCGCGAGACACCGGCCTGGCACGGCGCGCTGCACCGGATCAGGCGGGCCGGCCGGCCGGCGACCGTACCCCGCCCGCGGGCCGAGCGGCCGGCGGACCATGACGACGCCACGACCGGCGGCCTGGCCGGCGATGCCCCGCAAGGTCAGGCCAGCGCGAAGTAG
- a CDS encoding SLC13 family permease, which yields MTAVAWAAVAVFTVAYVLIATEKIHRVAAALGGAAVMFLIGATDTAHAFFSEEAGIDWNVIFLLVGMMLIVAVLKRTGAFEYVAVWASKRARGRPFRVLVILVVITAVASAALDNVTTVLLIAPVTFLVCERLGVPAVPFLIAEAMASNIGGTSTLVGDPPNIIIGSRGGLSYNDFLVHLAPFVLLLLLVFLGLCRVLFRSAFRYDPQRAAQIAALREGDAIRDRRLLVLGLAVLGAVTAAFVLHTTLHLEPAVVALLGGLLLLALSRLDAGEISRDVEWPTLVFFAGLFVMVGALVNTGVVEQLSRAAIDATAGRLLPATMVLLWGSAALSAIVDNIPYVATMSPVVADLVHAQGDTDQSRVLWWALALGADLGGNATAVGASANVVVLGLAERAGQRITFWQFTRYGLVVTLVTVGLAVPYLWLRYFALA from the coding sequence GTGACCGCCGTCGCCTGGGCCGCGGTCGCCGTCTTCACCGTCGCGTACGTCCTGATCGCGACCGAGAAGATCCACCGGGTCGCCGCCGCGCTGGGCGGGGCGGCGGTGATGTTCCTGATCGGCGCCACCGACACCGCGCACGCGTTCTTCTCGGAAGAGGCGGGCATCGACTGGAACGTCATCTTCCTGCTGGTCGGCATGATGCTCATCGTCGCCGTACTGAAACGCACCGGGGCGTTCGAGTACGTCGCGGTGTGGGCGTCGAAGCGGGCCCGGGGGCGTCCGTTCCGGGTGCTGGTGATCCTCGTGGTGATCACGGCGGTCGCCTCGGCGGCGCTGGACAACGTCACCACCGTCCTGCTCATCGCCCCGGTGACGTTCCTGGTCTGCGAACGCCTCGGCGTGCCGGCGGTGCCGTTCCTGATCGCCGAGGCGATGGCGTCGAACATCGGTGGCACGTCGACCCTGGTCGGCGACCCTCCCAACATCATCATCGGCAGCCGGGGCGGGCTGAGCTACAACGACTTCCTGGTGCACCTGGCGCCGTTCGTGCTGCTGCTGCTGCTCGTGTTCCTCGGCCTGTGCCGGGTGCTGTTCCGGTCGGCGTTCCGCTACGACCCGCAGCGGGCCGCGCAGATCGCCGCGCTGCGCGAGGGCGACGCGATCCGCGACCGGCGGCTGCTGGTGCTCGGCCTGGCCGTGCTCGGGGCGGTCACCGCCGCCTTCGTCCTGCACACCACCCTGCACCTGGAACCGGCGGTGGTCGCGCTGCTCGGCGGCCTGCTGCTGCTGGCCCTGTCCCGCCTCGACGCCGGCGAGATCAGCCGCGACGTGGAGTGGCCCACCCTGGTCTTCTTCGCCGGCCTGTTCGTCATGGTCGGTGCCCTGGTCAACACCGGCGTCGTCGAGCAGCTCTCCCGGGCGGCGATCGACGCCACCGCCGGCCGGCTGCTGCCGGCGACCATGGTGCTGCTCTGGGGCTCCGCCGCGCTGTCCGCGATCGTGGACAACATCCCGTACGTGGCCACGATGAGTCCGGTCGTCGCCGACCTGGTGCACGCCCAGGGCGACACCGACCAGTCCCGGGTGCTCTGGTGGGCGCTCGCCCTCGGCGCCGACCTCGGCGGCAACGCCACCGCCGTCGGCGCCTCCGCCAACGTGGTCGTGCTCGGCCTCGCCGAACGCGCCGGCCAGCGCATCACCTTCTGGCAGTTCACCCGGTACGGCCTGGTGGTCACCCTGGTCACCGTCGGGCTGGCCGTGCCGTACCTGTGGCTGCGCTACTTCGCGCTGGCCTGA
- a CDS encoding PIN domain-containing protein, which translates to MDQEDRIALFLDYENLALGARDHHGGLPFDFRPVADALAERGRVVVRRAYADWSYFDEDRRMLTRSHVELIEIPQRMGASRKNAADIKMAVDAIELAFERDYISTFVICTGDSDFTPLVHKLRELNKRVIGVGVENSTSALLPPACDEFLFYDRLEGVEIPAPAARRGRGGRPSGAAAPQVEQEPETPPVVEEPGRDVDTLAVLVAQTVAGLQGSSSGEVTASGLKRTLLRKDPTFTESDYGFRTFGELLRYLAGRDVVELAEGPAKGDPEVSLPERGDQEVAFALLHSVVADLAADGDAVALSGLKNQLRRARPDFSEKKLGYRSFLQFCKAAATSGAVDLRWSADAEDYLLTPTSA; encoded by the coding sequence GTGGATCAAGAAGACCGGATCGCCCTGTTCCTCGACTACGAGAACCTGGCGCTGGGTGCCCGCGACCATCACGGCGGTCTGCCGTTCGACTTCCGCCCCGTCGCCGACGCCCTCGCCGAGCGGGGCCGGGTGGTGGTGCGCCGCGCGTACGCCGACTGGTCGTACTTCGACGAGGATCGCCGGATGCTCACCCGGTCGCACGTCGAGCTGATCGAGATCCCGCAGCGGATGGGTGCCTCGCGGAAGAACGCCGCCGACATCAAGATGGCCGTCGACGCGATCGAGCTGGCCTTCGAGCGCGACTACATCTCCACCTTCGTCATCTGCACCGGGGACAGCGACTTCACCCCGCTGGTGCACAAGCTGCGCGAGCTCAACAAGCGGGTCATCGGCGTCGGGGTGGAGAACTCCACGTCGGCGCTGCTACCCCCGGCCTGCGACGAGTTCCTCTTCTACGACCGGCTCGAGGGCGTCGAGATCCCGGCGCCGGCCGCCCGGCGCGGCCGTGGCGGCCGACCCTCCGGCGCCGCCGCCCCGCAGGTGGAGCAGGAGCCCGAGACGCCGCCGGTGGTCGAGGAGCCCGGCCGCGACGTCGACACGCTGGCGGTGCTGGTGGCGCAGACCGTCGCCGGCCTGCAGGGCAGCTCCAGCGGCGAGGTGACCGCCTCCGGCCTCAAGCGCACCCTGCTGCGCAAGGACCCCACCTTCACCGAGTCCGACTACGGCTTCCGCACCTTCGGCGAACTGCTGCGCTACCTCGCCGGGCGGGACGTGGTCGAGCTGGCGGAGGGGCCGGCCAAGGGCGACCCGGAGGTGTCGCTGCCGGAACGCGGCGACCAGGAGGTGGCGTTCGCGCTGCTGCACTCGGTGGTGGCGGACCTGGCGGCCGACGGCGACGCGGTGGCCCTGTCCGGCCTGAAGAACCAGCTCCGCCGGGCCCGCCCCGACTTCAGCGAGAAGAAGCTCGGCTATCGCAGCTTCCTGCAGTTCTGCAAGGCCGCCGCCACCAGCGGCGCGGTGGACCTGCGGTGGAGCGCCGACGCGGAGGACTACCTGCTCACTCCGACGTCCGCCTGA
- a CDS encoding CBS domain-containing protein, translated as MRASDLAVPFPTITADTPVLAAARLLAGHNLPGLIVLDGDGRPVTVLPGTQVLRLVIPGYCRENPTLARMIDESSADVFLRGVEGRTVADLLPREHTAPPVVEPQATVLEVAAVMAQRRTPLVAVVDRGGPMIGGITLDALLDRMLGTA; from the coding sequence GTGCGAGCCAGCGACCTGGCGGTCCCGTTTCCCACCATCACCGCCGACACCCCCGTACTGGCGGCGGCCCGCCTGCTCGCCGGCCACAACCTGCCCGGCCTGATCGTGCTGGACGGCGACGGCCGTCCGGTCACCGTGCTGCCGGGCACGCAGGTGCTGCGGCTGGTCATCCCCGGCTACTGCCGGGAAAACCCGACGCTCGCGCGGATGATCGACGAGTCCTCGGCCGACGTGTTCCTGCGCGGGGTCGAGGGCCGGACGGTCGCCGACCTGCTACCCCGTGAGCACACCGCACCGCCGGTGGTCGAACCACAGGCCACGGTCCTGGAGGTCGCCGCGGTGATGGCGCAGCGACGCACCCCGCTGGTGGCGGTGGTCGACCGGGGCGGGCCGATGATCGGCGGGATCACCCTGGACGCGCTGCTCGACCGGATGCTGGGCACCGCGTGA
- a CDS encoding STM4013/SEN3800 family hydrolase encodes MRHLIGSHDLLLVTLDTLRHDVAAELAAAGRTPTLARVLPGGRWERRHSPASFTYAAHHAFFAGFLPTPVAPGRHERLYAAAFPGSETAGADTWVFDAADLPTALAEVGYHTLCLGGVGFFNRRGALGSVLPGLFAEAYWEPGFGVTAPGCVDAQLDRLAEVLPRVPADRGLFTFLNVAALHQPNRHYLPGARDDGPASHAAALEYVDGRLGRLFALVTGRGRPVFTIVCSDHGTAYGEDGHTGHRVGHDVVWTVPYAHFTLEPGEW; translated from the coding sequence GTGCGGCACCTGATCGGCAGCCACGACCTGCTCCTGGTCACCCTCGACACGCTGCGCCACGACGTGGCCGCCGAGCTGGCCGCGGCGGGTCGTACCCCGACGTTGGCGCGGGTGCTGCCCGGCGGCCGGTGGGAGCGACGGCACTCCCCCGCCAGCTTCACCTACGCCGCCCACCACGCCTTCTTCGCCGGTTTCCTGCCCACGCCGGTGGCGCCGGGTCGGCACGAGCGGCTGTACGCGGCGGCGTTCCCGGGCAGCGAGACGGCCGGCGCGGACACCTGGGTGTTCGACGCGGCGGACCTGCCGACCGCGCTCGCCGAGGTCGGCTACCACACGCTCTGCCTGGGTGGGGTGGGCTTCTTCAACCGGCGCGGCGCACTCGGTTCGGTGCTGCCCGGGCTCTTCGCCGAGGCGTACTGGGAGCCGGGGTTCGGGGTGACCGCACCGGGCTGTGTGGACGCGCAGCTGGACCGGCTGGCCGAGGTGCTGCCCCGGGTGCCGGCGGACCGGGGTCTGTTCACCTTCCTCAACGTCGCCGCACTGCACCAGCCCAACCGGCACTACCTGCCCGGTGCGCGGGACGACGGACCGGCCAGCCACGCCGCCGCCCTGGAATACGTGGACGGTCGGCTCGGGCGGTTGTTCGCCCTGGTCACCGGGCGGGGGCGGCCGGTGTTCACGATCGTCTGCTCGGACCACGGCACGGCGTACGGCGAGGACGGCCACACCGGCCACCGGGTCGGCCACGACGTGGTGTGGACCGTCCCGTACGCCCACTTCACGCTGGAGCCGGGGGAATGGTGA